The following coding sequences lie in one Borreliella spielmanii genomic window:
- a CDS encoding MIP/aquaporin family protein, translated as MNYTKFQEFISEFLGTFILLALGTGSVAMTVLFPSSPEITGEIIKGGYTNIVFGWGLGVTFGIYTAARISGAHLNPAVSIGLASVGKFPVSKLLHYIVAQILGAFTGALMTLVVFYPKWIEIDPGLENTQGIMATFPAIPGFLPGFIDQVFGTFLLMFLISVVGDFVKKHDDNPFIPFIIGAVVLAIGISFGGMNGYAINPARDLGPRILLLFAGFKNHGFNNLNIFIVPIIGPIIGAILGATIYEFTLKNNKG; from the coding sequence ATGAATTATACAAAATTCCAAGAATTTATATCGGAATTTTTGGGAACATTTATTCTATTAGCTCTAGGAACTGGATCTGTTGCAATGACAGTACTATTTCCATCAAGTCCTGAAATAACAGGAGAAATAATAAAAGGGGGATATACAAATATAGTATTTGGATGGGGGCTAGGTGTAACGTTTGGTATTTATACAGCAGCAAGAATTAGTGGCGCACACCTAAACCCGGCTGTTAGTATAGGCTTAGCAAGTGTTGGAAAATTTCCCGTTTCAAAACTTTTACATTACATTGTAGCTCAAATATTAGGAGCATTTACAGGCGCATTAATGACACTTGTCGTATTTTATCCTAAATGGATAGAAATAGATCCAGGACTAGAAAATACTCAAGGCATAATGGCAACTTTTCCTGCTATTCCTGGATTTTTACCTGGATTTATTGATCAAGTTTTTGGAACTTTTTTGCTAATGTTTTTAATTTCTGTTGTTGGAGATTTTGTAAAAAAACACGATGATAATCCATTTATTCCATTTATTATAGGAGCAGTGGTTTTGGCAATAGGAATAAGTTTTGGGGGAATGAATGGTTATGCTATTAATCCTGCAAGGGATCTGGGGCCAAGAATTTTACTCTTATTTGCTGGGTTTAAAAATCATGGCTTTAATAACCTAAATATATTTATTGTACCAATAATTGGTCCAATTATTGGGGCAATTTTGGGCGCTACAATTTACGAATTTACATTAAAAAATAACAAAGGTTAA
- a CDS encoding deoxynucleoside kinase: protein MIVIEGLIGVGKTTLGNILSKELEVPFYSELNNDFTLAVLDKFYKDKSRWAFPVQINFLNERFKLIKGVFRTKGGILDRSIYGDCVFASLLNCDGHISDEEYKIYIDLLDNMLEHSQRPSLLVYLDCSIDEVERRIKNRNRSFEMNIPRDYLEGLNRKYLKWYNEYNLSSKIKFSYDDINIFNEEDKNKVISLIRDKLVL from the coding sequence GTGATTGTAATAGAAGGTTTAATTGGGGTAGGAAAAACTACTCTTGGAAATATTTTGTCAAAGGAGTTGGAAGTTCCTTTTTATAGTGAACTGAATAATGATTTTACTTTGGCTGTATTAGATAAATTTTATAAGGATAAATCCAGATGGGCATTTCCAGTTCAAATTAATTTTCTCAATGAGAGGTTTAAGTTAATAAAAGGGGTGTTTAGAACAAAAGGGGGTATACTTGATCGATCTATTTATGGTGATTGTGTATTTGCGTCTCTTTTAAATTGCGATGGGCATATTTCTGATGAGGAGTATAAAATATATATTGATCTTCTTGATAATATGCTTGAACATTCTCAACGACCAAGTTTGCTTGTGTATCTTGATTGCAGTATTGATGAGGTTGAGCGCAGAATTAAAAATAGAAATAGGAGCTTTGAGATGAATATTCCTAGAGATTATCTTGAAGGTCTTAATAGAAAATATTTGAAGTGGTATAATGAATATAACTTGTCTTCAAAGATAAAATTTTCTTACGATGATATAAATATTTTTAACGAAGAAGATAAGAACAAAGTGATTTCTTTAATTAGAGATAAACTTGTATTATAA
- the lnt gene encoding apolipoprotein N-acyltransferase — protein MKTRCFYLAAFSGILTTLAIPNEIKETGYSILGFVAYVPLFIALNKLENKKTLIGLTVFYFIIANSLQNFWLGFFHAFGWITFIGVVIGYIPYSLALGYFLYYSLKNFKNKAIAIAMLFTFYDYSRSIGFLAYPWGLAAFTVNNFNNLIQVADIFGVFFVSFVVYFLNSGIADFLIHKNKTNLLNTIFPILLTIVSFTYGMLKKTELKSLLAKEIDSLNIAAIQLNTDPWLPGNDKKGIRDSIEITEQALKENPKIEFVIWSEGVLTYPFNKEEQYFKNYDLHNELKNFIKERKIPFAIGAPSNVDKTIGIQQNSIYMIEPNLNIANIYSKIFLVPFAEKIPFYEYKFVRNFFLKNFRLLGQIEGNKIEILKLKKFKFAPLICYDDAFPELSRFYKIQGANTLLNFSNDSWSKTNSAEWQHFVVAKFRSIENGIKTIRATNSGITAIINEYGEGIKRLETFTKGYLLSTVKLSPTFTTIYEKIGDLFIHILMTMFLITILRFHFIEDKNQLSLSSSLVKIKV, from the coding sequence ATGAAAACCAGATGTTTTTACCTAGCCGCATTTTCAGGAATTCTTACAACACTTGCAATTCCAAACGAAATTAAAGAAACCGGATATTCAATCCTGGGATTTGTTGCTTATGTACCGCTTTTTATAGCTTTAAACAAACTCGAAAATAAAAAAACATTAATAGGATTAACGGTATTTTACTTTATAATAGCCAACAGCTTGCAAAATTTTTGGCTTGGATTTTTTCATGCATTTGGGTGGATTACCTTCATAGGAGTAGTAATAGGATACATTCCATATTCATTAGCTTTGGGTTATTTTCTATATTACTCTTTAAAAAACTTTAAAAATAAAGCAATAGCAATAGCAATGCTTTTTACATTTTATGATTACTCAAGATCAATTGGATTTTTAGCGTATCCCTGGGGGCTTGCCGCTTTCACAGTAAATAACTTCAATAATTTAATTCAAGTAGCAGACATTTTTGGTGTATTTTTTGTATCATTTGTAGTCTACTTTTTAAACTCAGGAATAGCAGACTTTTTAATCCATAAAAACAAAACAAATTTGCTAAACACAATATTTCCAATACTATTAACAATAGTATCTTTTACTTACGGAATGCTTAAAAAAACAGAATTAAAAAGTTTATTAGCAAAAGAAATAGATAGTCTAAACATTGCAGCTATTCAGCTTAACACTGATCCGTGGTTACCTGGAAATGACAAAAAAGGAATAAGAGATTCTATTGAAATTACAGAACAAGCCTTAAAAGAAAACCCAAAAATAGAATTTGTAATCTGGAGTGAAGGAGTACTAACCTACCCTTTTAACAAAGAAGAGCAATACTTTAAAAACTATGACTTACATAATGAGCTGAAAAATTTTATAAAAGAACGAAAAATTCCATTTGCCATTGGGGCTCCTTCAAATGTAGACAAAACCATAGGAATTCAACAAAATTCTATTTACATGATAGAGCCAAATCTCAACATTGCAAACATATACTCTAAAATATTCTTAGTCCCTTTTGCAGAAAAAATTCCATTTTACGAATATAAATTTGTAAGAAACTTTTTTTTAAAAAATTTCAGGCTCTTGGGACAAATTGAAGGAAATAAAATTGAAATATTGAAATTGAAAAAATTTAAATTTGCTCCCTTAATATGTTATGACGATGCATTCCCAGAACTTTCAAGGTTTTATAAAATCCAAGGTGCTAATACATTGCTCAATTTCTCAAACGACTCTTGGTCAAAAACAAATTCAGCAGAATGGCAACACTTTGTTGTAGCTAAATTTAGAAGCATTGAAAATGGAATCAAAACCATTAGAGCTACAAACTCAGGAATCACTGCCATCATCAACGAATACGGAGAAGGCATTAAAAGATTAGAAACTTTTACAAAAGGCTACTTATTATCAACCGTAAAACTGTCCCCAACATTTACAACCATTTATGAAAAAATTGGAGACTTGTTTATACATATACTAATGACAATGTTCTTAATTACAATATTAAGATTTCACTTTATAGAAGACAAAAACCAATTATCATTATCATCATCTTTGGTAAAAATTAAAGTCTGA